From the genome of Nostoc punctiforme PCC 73102, one region includes:
- a CDS encoding CHAT domain-containing tetratricopeptide repeat protein, which produces MIQLHLHRLKLILLLCLSLSSETVSANPKPIPGLLTPPLQLRTQTNTSDTNRAAAEKAEQEAGQLGKQKAPLLTKIIPKWEEALKYWRLAGDRQKETQTLDRISKLYLARGEFPKALEYAQKALPICQALGDRDCEGAVTGSLSLSYQNMGEYEKAIDMQLQLPFFFPKTADLPPAVFSSVGQIYDNLGEKQKALDYYNKALDFWKEKGDVVKQAERLQNIAFFHVFLGEIEKSIEIIKQANNLDPEFKRNESNYNAFYVSLRSTSCSDKLASIKKPPKIEKLDNSSNQSASTNSAAATKNNIESWKQKVQQYRTQELLRGEAGFLELLGGLEYKRIGEYKKALEVYQQALELRQIMGGKPREAETLTNIADILNRQGKKQEAINVLNQALDIQRQIKARPAQADTLLTLGDVYLSLGAYPESLNVYNQALSTSKIIGNRSREIDALRRIGDVYRKSQTYPQALSYYQQALSISKNTGNCNQESTLLSSITQNHFAAGDYQQAINFGNQALALSRNLEIDEYKLALEARTLDIFAKVEIKQGNYSKSLESSQKARKLGRESGFREIEARAIAATAEAYEALKQPEKAIQAYQEQLALYAQMGLSTEQAQSYYNIAKLQRQNNQLPESLSEIDKAIEIIENIRKEVVSEDLKTSFFATVQDYYQLKINILMELHKKDPSKGYNALALDTSERSRARSLLELLTEAHADIRKGVDPKLLEEELSVQQQIDARRKIRIELLSSKKNSEQVDELNKEIEELSEKYQQILASIRAKSPVYAAITQPHPLTLAEIQSSVLDDNTILLQYSLGKDHSYLWLVTKTGMKSYELPKGEDIETAAKKFYQNIKGGRELYSRGGITVQPGINAGNPEKVATKLSQMLLQPVAQELGNKRLLIVGDGILQYIPFAALPNPTQTKLQPLLVEHEIVNAPSASTISVVRNETKNRNVAVKKLAVLADPVFSKDDDRLKPDVTQSVQNRGKNPNFTELNTLAMRRSSCDSNFSFPRLEGTHTEATNILSLVPKSLSKSAFDFDVNRTTVTNPEMSQYQIVHFATHGFFDTNNPKCSSVVLSLVDSKGNAEDGFLQLQDIFNLNLPAELVVLSACETGLGEQVKGEGLVGLTRGFMYAGSPRVAVSLWSVDDQGTAELMTKFYTNMLKDNLPSVAALRAAQLEMWQSPNPNYSQTNVWAAFTLQGEWR; this is translated from the coding sequence ATGATCCAACTGCACCTGCACCGTCTGAAATTAATCCTATTGCTGTGTTTATCATTGTCTTCAGAAACAGTCAGCGCCAATCCCAAACCGATACCCGGCCTCTTAACCCCACCCCTGCAACTGAGAACTCAAACCAACACCTCAGACACCAACCGCGCTGCGGCTGAAAAAGCAGAACAAGAAGCCGGACAATTAGGTAAACAGAAAGCACCCTTATTAACCAAAATCATTCCTAAATGGGAAGAAGCCCTAAAATATTGGCGTTTAGCAGGCGATCGCCAAAAAGAAACCCAAACTCTCGACAGAATCTCTAAATTATACTTGGCTCGGGGAGAATTCCCCAAAGCTTTAGAATATGCTCAGAAAGCGCTACCTATTTGTCAAGCTTTAGGCGATCGCGACTGTGAGGGAGCAGTCACTGGTTCACTTAGCCTGAGCTACCAGAACATGGGTGAATATGAAAAGGCGATCGATATGCAGCTGCAACTGCCATTCTTTTTTCCCAAAACTGCCGATTTGCCACCTGCCGTTTTTAGTTCAGTTGGACAGATTTATGATAATTTAGGGGAAAAACAGAAAGCACTTGATTATTACAACAAAGCTTTGGATTTCTGGAAAGAAAAAGGTGATGTCGTCAAACAAGCTGAAAGACTCCAAAATATTGCTTTTTTTCACGTGTTCTTAGGTGAAATAGAAAAAAGTATTGAAATTATCAAGCAAGCTAATAATCTAGATCCAGAATTTAAGAGAAATGAAAGCAACTACAATGCGTTTTACGTTTCGTTACGTAGCACAAGTTGTTCTGATAAATTAGCATCAATAAAAAAGCCTCCTAAAATTGAGAAATTAGATAATTCTTCTAACCAATCAGCAAGCACTAATTCTGCCGCAGCTACCAAGAATAATATCGAAAGTTGGAAACAAAAAGTTCAACAATATCGCACACAAGAACTTCTTAGAGGTGAAGCGGGTTTTCTAGAACTCCTTGGCGGTCTGGAATACAAAAGAATTGGAGAATATAAAAAAGCCCTTGAAGTTTATCAACAAGCACTCGAACTGAGACAAATAATGGGCGGTAAGCCCAGGGAAGCCGAGACACTTACCAATATTGCTGATATTCTCAACCGACAAGGGAAAAAACAAGAAGCGATTAATGTCCTCAATCAAGCGTTAGACATTCAACGTCAGATTAAAGCTCGTCCAGCACAAGCAGATACTTTGTTGACTCTCGGTGATGTTTACTTGTCTTTAGGGGCATATCCTGAGAGTTTAAATGTTTATAATCAAGCATTATCCACCTCAAAAATTATTGGCAATCGCAGCCGTGAAATTGATGCTCTCAGGAGGATTGGTGATGTTTATCGCAAGTCGCAAACATACCCACAAGCTCTGAGTTATTATCAACAAGCCTTGTCTATATCCAAAAATACAGGAAACTGTAACCAAGAAAGCACTTTACTATCGAGTATTACTCAAAATCACTTTGCTGCGGGAGATTATCAACAAGCAATTAATTTTGGCAATCAGGCTTTAGCTTTATCTCGTAATTTAGAGATTGATGAGTATAAATTAGCCTTAGAAGCAAGGACACTTGATATATTTGCTAAAGTTGAAATTAAACAAGGAAATTATTCCAAGTCTCTAGAATCCTCTCAAAAAGCTAGAAAACTGGGGCGAGAATCAGGTTTCAGGGAAATAGAGGCAAGAGCGATCGCCGCAACTGCTGAAGCTTACGAAGCCCTGAAACAACCAGAGAAAGCTATACAAGCTTATCAAGAACAACTTGCTCTTTATGCTCAAATGGGCTTAAGTACTGAACAAGCCCAAAGTTACTACAATATCGCCAAACTGCAACGCCAAAACAACCAATTACCAGAATCCCTCAGTGAAATAGATAAAGCAATCGAAATCATCGAAAACATCCGCAAAGAAGTCGTTAGTGAAGATTTAAAAACTTCCTTTTTTGCCACAGTACAGGATTATTATCAACTGAAAATCAACATTTTGATGGAACTGCACAAAAAAGACCCATCAAAAGGATACAACGCTCTTGCCCTCGACACCAGCGAACGCTCCCGCGCCCGCAGTCTGCTAGAACTCCTGACTGAAGCCCATGCAGATATCCGTAAGGGGGTAGATCCAAAACTCTTAGAAGAGGAACTTAGTGTACAGCAACAAATTGATGCCAGAAGGAAAATCCGGATTGAACTCTTATCAAGTAAAAAAAACTCAGAACAAGTAGATGAATTAAATAAAGAAATTGAAGAGCTTTCAGAGAAATATCAGCAAATTCTAGCTTCTATCCGCGCTAAAAGCCCGGTTTATGCAGCAATTACCCAACCTCATCCCCTGACACTCGCAGAAATTCAATCCTCAGTTCTTGATGACAACACTATTCTTTTACAATATTCTCTTGGTAAGGATCACAGTTATCTTTGGTTAGTGACAAAGACGGGAATGAAAAGTTATGAACTACCCAAAGGTGAAGATATTGAAACGGCAGCTAAGAAATTTTATCAAAATATCAAAGGTGGCAGGGAATTATATTCACGAGGTGGAATTACAGTTCAACCTGGAATAAACGCTGGAAATCCTGAAAAAGTTGCCACTAAATTAAGTCAAATGTTGTTACAGCCTGTAGCGCAGGAATTAGGAAATAAGCGATTGTTGATTGTGGGTGATGGAATTTTACAATATATCCCCTTTGCGGCGTTGCCAAATCCAACACAAACAAAATTACAACCATTGTTAGTAGAACATGAAATTGTGAATGCGCCTTCGGCTTCTACAATTTCGGTAGTAAGGAATGAAACTAAAAACCGCAATGTAGCTGTGAAAAAATTAGCTGTGTTGGCAGATCCGGTATTTAGTAAAGATGACGATCGGTTAAAGCCAGATGTAACTCAAAGTGTTCAAAATAGAGGTAAAAATCCCAACTTTACTGAATTAAATACTTTAGCAATGAGGCGTTCTAGCTGTGATTCAAATTTTAGCTTTCCTCGCCTTGAAGGGACGCACACAGAAGCCACAAATATTTTGAGTTTAGTTCCTAAATCATTAAGCAAATCAGCTTTTGATTTTGATGTTAATCGTACTACCGTAACGAATCCAGAAATGAGTCAATACCAAATTGTACACTTTGCAACTCACGGATTTTTCGATACTAACAATCCTAAGTGTTCTAGTGTAGTGCTGTCTTTGGTAGATTCAAAAGGAAATGCTGAAGATGGTTTTCTTCAACTTCAGGATATTTTCAACCTCAACTTACCAGCAGAATTAGTGGTGCTAAGTGCTTGTGAAACCGGACTTGGAGAACAAGTAAAAGGTGAAGGTTTGGTGGGGTTAACAAGAGGGTTTATGTATGCAGGTAGTCCAAGAGTTGCTGTTAGTTTGTGGAGTGTAGACGATCAAGGAACAGCAGAATTAATGACGAAATTTTACACAAACATGCTTAAAGATAATTTACCATCTGTAGCCGCGCTGAGGGCTGCACAATTAGAAATGTGGCAAAGTCCCAATCCCAACTATTCTCAGACTAATGTCTGGGCGGCTTTTACTTTACAAGGTGAGTGGCGATGA